The following proteins are encoded in a genomic region of Populus trichocarpa isolate Nisqually-1 chromosome 13, P.trichocarpa_v4.1, whole genome shotgun sequence:
- the LOC7481705 gene encoding eukaryotic translation initiation factor 3 subunit A encodes MSTFAKPENALKRAEELINVGQKQDALQALHDLITSKRYRAWQKPLERIMFKYVELCVDLRRGRFAKDGLIQYRIVCQQVNVTSLEEVIKHFMHLSTEKAEQARSQSQALEEALDVDDLEADKRPEDLMLSYVSGEKGKDRSDRELVTPWFKFLWETYRTVLEILRNNSKLEALYAMTAHRAFQFCKQYKRTTEFRRLCEIIRNHLSNLNKYRDQRDRPDLSAPESLQLYLDTRFEQLKVATELELWQEAFRSIEDIHGLMCMVKKTPKASLMVVYYAKLTEIFWISSSHLYHAYAWLKLFTLQKSFNKNLSQKDLQMIASSVVLAALAVAPYDHTYGASHLELENEKERNLRMANLIGFNLDLKPESREVLSRSSLLSELVSKGVMSCVTQEVKDLYHLLEHEFLPLDLTAKVQPLLSKISKLGGKLGSASSLPEVHLSQYVPALEKLVTLRLLQQVSQVYQIMKIESLSQMIPFFDFFAVEKISVDAVKHNFIAMKVDHMKHVVLFGTPGLESDDLRDHLTVFAESLNKARAMIYPPTKKSSKLGEILPGLGEIVDKEHKRLLARKSIIEKRKEEQERQLLEMEREEESRRLKQLKITEEAEQKRLATEYEQRNKQRILREIEERELEEAQALLEEQEKRSKRKGGKKPILEGEKVTKQILMERALSEQLRERQEMEKKLQKLVKTMDYLERAKREEAAPLIEAAFQQRLVEEKALHEHEQQLETELSRQRHDGDLKEKYRLSRMLENKIIFEERVKSRREAEFNQRRADREERINQIIQARKQEREALRKKIFFVRSEEERLKKLREEEEARKHEEAERRRKEEAERKAKLDEIAEKQRQRERELEEKERVRRETLLGRATDGLHRPSELPAGPEPGAAAAAAAAAPAPAKYVPKFRRGGTEGSAQAPPETDKWGGGSSRPAPPDSDKWGGGSSGGTGQATSDTDRWGGGGRWGSGGSRPDDRNPPGDRWGGGSKSTWSSSRPRGR; translated from the exons ATGTCGACTTTTGCGAAACCAGAGAATGCATTGAAGCGTGCTGAAG AGTTGATAAATGTTGGGCAGAAGCAAGATGCATTGCAAGCTCTTCATGATCTGATCACTTCGAAGAGATACCGAGCCTGGCAAAAGCCACTGGAAAGGATTATGTTTAAGTATGTAGAGCTTTGTGTTGACTTGCGGAGGGGCAGGTTTGCCAAGGATGGTCTGATTCAGTATCGTATTGTTTGCCAACAAGTGAATGTCACTTCCTTGGAGGAGGTGATCAAGCATTTCATGCATCTGTCCACTGAGAAAGCTGAACAAGCTCGTAGTCAGTCACAAGCCCTTGAAGAAGCTCTTGATGTGGATGATCTGGAAGCAGATAAAAGGCCGGAAGATCTGATGCTTAGTTATGTCAGTGGTGAGAAGGGAAAGGATAGGTCTGATCGTGAACTTGTTACTCCTTGGTTCAAGTTTTTGTGGGAGACATATAGAACAGTACTTGAAATATTACGGAACAACTCGAAGTTGGAGGCGCTATATGCA ATGACAGCCCACCGAGCCTTCCAATTCTGTAAGCAATACAAACGGACAACAGAATTTAGGCGGTTGTGTGAGATCATCAGGAATCATCTATCTAACCTTAACAAATATAGAGACCAAAGGGACCGACCTGATCTGTCAGCTCCAGAGAGCTTGCAGTTGTATCTTGATACACGATTTGAGCAGCTAAAAGTAGCTACAGAGCTTGAACTGTGGCAG GAAGCTTTTCGGTCCATTGAAGATATTCACGGATTAATGTGCATGGTCAAAAAAACTCCCAAGGCATCCTTGATGGTGGTTTATTATGCGAAGCTAACAGAGATTTTCTGGATTTCTTCAAGTCATCTTTACCATGCTTATGCATGGTTAAAGCTTTTCACACTTCAGAAAAGCTTCAATAAAAACCTAAGCCAGAAAGATTTGCAGATGATAGCATCATCTGTTGTTTTGGCTGCTTTGGCGGTGGCTCCTTATGATCACACATATGGTGCATCTCATTTGGAACTTGAAAATGAGAAAGAGCGGAATTTGCGGATGGCTAATCTTATAGGTTTCAATCTAGACCTGAAACCTGAGAGTAGAGAAGTG CTTTCAAGATCATCCCTTCTTTCAGAACTG GTATCCAAAGGTGTAATGAGCTGTGTAACACAGGAAGTAAAGGATCTTTACCATCTTTTGGAGCACGAATTTCTACCTTTAGATCTCACGGCAAAGGTTCAGCCATTGTTATCCAAAATTTCTAAACTTGGGGGCAAACTCGGCTCAGCTTCTTCTTTGCCTGAAGTGCATCTCTCCCAATATGTTCCTGCCCTCGAGAAGCTTGTTACCCTGAGGTTGCTTCAACAG GTGTCTCAGGTGTATCAGATAATGAAAATTGAGAGTTTGTCTCAGATGATCCCATTTTTTGATTTCTTTGCCGTGGAGAAGATTTCGGTTGATGCTGTGAAACATAATTTCATAGCTATGAAAGTTGACCATATGAAGCATGTTGTATTGTTTGGCACTCCG GGTCttgaatctgatgatttgcgAGATCATTTGACTGTTTTTGCTGAATCCTTAAATAAAGCAAGGGCTATGATTTATCctccaacaaagaaatcatcgAAGCTGGGTGAGATTTTACCCGGACTAGGGGAGATTGTTGATAAGGAACACAAGAGACTTCTTGCTCGGAAATCTATTattgaaaagagaaaggaagaacAAGAACGTCAACTTTTGGAAATG GAACGAGAGGAGGAGTCAAGGAGGCTGAAGCAGCTGAAGATTACAGAAGAGGCCGAGCAGAAGAGGCTTGCAACCGAGTATGAACAAAGGAACAAGCAAAGGATCCTCCGGGAAATTGAGGAGCGTGAGCTTGAAGAAGCGCAAGCTTTGCTTGAGGAACAAGAGAAGCGCAGTAAAAGGAAAGGAGGAAAGAAGCCCATCTTAGAAGGA GAGAAAGTGACAAAGCAAATTTTAATGGAAAGGGCTTTGAGTGAGCAACTCAGAGAGAGGCAGGAAATGGAGAAGAAATTACAGAAATTGGTGAAAACAATGGATTATTTGGAAAGGGCGAAAAGAGAGGAGGCAGCCCCATTGATTGAAGCTGCTTTTCAACAACGATTGGTGGAAGAGAAAGCACTTCATGAACATGAACAGCAG CTGGAGACTGAATTGAGCAGACAACGTCATGATGGGGACCTCAAGGAGAAGTATAGGCTGTCTCGGATGTTGGAGAACAAG ATCATATTTGAGGAAAGAGTGAAGAGCCGTCGAGAGGCAGAATTCAACCAAAGGAGAGCCGACAGGGAAGAAAGGATCAACCAGATTATTCAAGCTCGGAAACAAGAGAGAGAAGCTTTGAGGAAGAAAATATTCTTTGTTAGGTCTGAAGAGGAGAGACTGAAAAAGCTGCGTGAAGAGGAAGAAGCTCGCAAACATGAAG AGGCTGAGAGACGCAGGAAAGAAGAAGCTGAACGCAAGGCGAAGTTGGATGAGATAGCAGAGAAGCAGAGACAAAGAGAACGTgaattagaagaaaaggaacGGGTAAGGAGGGAAACTCTCTTGGGAAGAGCAACTGATGGGCTTCATAGGCCTTCTGAGCTTCCTGCCGGTCCAGAGCCTGGGGCTgctgctgcagcagcagcagctgcacCAGCCCCTGCAAAGTATGTGCCCAAGTTCCGGCGAGGTGGAACTGAAGGCTCAGCGCAGGCTCCTCCAGAAACTGATAAGTGGGGCGGTGGAAGCAGTAGGCCAGCCCCTCCAGATTCTGACAAGTGGGGCGGTGGAAGCAGTGGCGGTACCGGGCAGGCCACTTCAGATACAGACCGGTGGGGTGGTGGTGGTCGCTGGGGCAGTGGTGGTAGTAGACCTGATGATCGGAATCCGCCCGGTGATAGGTGGGGTGGAGGTTCAAAGTCCACTTGGTCATCATCTAGGCCTCGTGGTCGCTGA